Proteins found in one Microbacterium sp. LWS13-1.2 genomic segment:
- a CDS encoding alpha/beta hydrolase, with protein MPAVLVHGVPDTHRLWDTVRSHLRREDIVTIDLPGFGVPLPAGFTSTKEEYLDWLIKKIEEIGEPVDLVGHDWGSLLTGRLASVRPDLVRTWTGISGPIDPEYPWHYLAKIWQTPGEGEQWMADLDLAEFAASLHEAQMPRDAAEESVRHLDATMRASILALYRSAIEVGAEWKPGLSDVTAPALVIWGLDDPFLPHRFADELGNATRARAVFKLRTSHWPMIERPADVARELEAHWAQA; from the coding sequence ATGCCTGCAGTTCTCGTCCACGGTGTACCCGACACCCACCGGCTCTGGGACACCGTTCGTTCCCACCTTCGACGCGAAGATATCGTGACCATCGATCTCCCCGGGTTCGGCGTGCCCCTCCCCGCGGGCTTCACATCGACGAAAGAGGAGTACCTCGATTGGCTCATCAAGAAGATCGAGGAGATCGGCGAACCCGTCGACCTCGTCGGTCATGACTGGGGGTCTCTGCTTACCGGCCGTCTCGCATCCGTCCGACCGGATCTGGTGCGGACCTGGACAGGCATCAGCGGGCCCATCGATCCCGAGTACCCGTGGCACTATCTCGCGAAGATCTGGCAGACGCCGGGCGAAGGCGAGCAGTGGATGGCGGACCTCGACCTCGCCGAGTTCGCCGCCAGCCTCCACGAAGCGCAGATGCCGCGCGACGCTGCAGAAGAATCGGTCCGGCATCTCGATGCCACGATGAGGGCGAGCATCCTCGCCCTTTACCGTTCCGCGATCGAGGTCGGGGCGGAGTGGAAGCCCGGTTTGAGCGATGTGACCGCGCCGGCGCTGGTGATCTGGGGTCTCGACGATCCCTTCCTTCCTCACCGCTTCGCCGATGAGCTCGGAAATGCCACACGCGCGCGCGCCGTCTTCAAGCTGCGCACCTCGCACTGGCCGATGATCGAGCGTCCCGCCGATGTCGCGCGCGAACTCGAGGCGCACTGGGCTCAGGCGTAA
- a CDS encoding Gfo/Idh/MocA family oxidoreductase — MTNSAGTRIGVGLVGASADRGWGGIAHVPALRALEAFQIRAVSTTRMESANATARRLGVELAFDTHEALVVRPEVDLVVVAVKVPDHRRIITDALAAGKMVYAEWPLARNLAEAEELERLAREKGLRTVAGLQGGLHPPVRLLRDLIAQGVIGTPISTSIRAHLTDDMWFGRYDPSLEYMAQAEHGATLLSIMLGHGLEPLARVLGTFESVSAVVANQRGDGVRLSDGAPVPKDAPDEIIVAGVLEGGVVTSLHYSAGHSAGSAMVWEIQGTEGSLRVESPSGYIHFTDFTITLRRGSEPARVLQLPPGYAAPDLQLDAPAAGVARLYAQFAADLRDGTANAPDFAVALDRHRVLEVITRAAETGHRQELSRLDRT; from the coding sequence ATGACGAATTCAGCAGGGACCCGGATCGGCGTCGGCCTCGTCGGGGCCAGTGCCGACCGTGGCTGGGGTGGAATCGCTCACGTGCCGGCGCTGCGAGCGCTCGAGGCGTTCCAAATCCGCGCCGTCAGCACGACGCGTATGGAAAGCGCGAATGCGACCGCTCGTCGGCTCGGCGTCGAGCTCGCCTTCGACACGCACGAGGCTCTCGTCGTGCGGCCGGAGGTCGACCTGGTGGTGGTCGCGGTCAAGGTGCCCGACCACAGGCGGATCATCACCGACGCACTGGCCGCGGGCAAGATGGTCTACGCCGAATGGCCGCTCGCGCGCAACCTGGCGGAAGCCGAAGAGCTCGAGCGGCTCGCCCGAGAGAAGGGGCTACGGACGGTCGCCGGGCTGCAGGGCGGCCTGCACCCGCCGGTCCGCCTCCTTCGCGACCTGATCGCGCAGGGCGTGATCGGCACGCCGATCAGCACGAGCATCCGAGCGCACCTGACCGACGACATGTGGTTCGGCCGATACGACCCGTCGCTCGAGTACATGGCTCAGGCGGAGCACGGCGCCACGCTCCTGAGCATCATGCTCGGCCACGGACTCGAACCGCTCGCGCGCGTGCTCGGCACGTTCGAGAGTGTGTCGGCCGTCGTCGCCAATCAGCGCGGTGACGGCGTCCGCCTCTCCGATGGTGCGCCGGTGCCGAAGGACGCGCCGGACGAGATCATCGTCGCCGGCGTTCTCGAAGGCGGGGTCGTCACGTCGCTGCATTACAGTGCCGGGCACTCCGCCGGCTCCGCGATGGTGTGGGAGATTCAGGGCACCGAGGGCAGCCTGCGCGTGGAGTCGCCGTCCGGGTACATCCATTTCACCGATTTCACCATCACGTTGCGCCGCGGCAGCGAGCCCGCCCGAGTGCTTCAGCTGCCGCCTGGCTACGCGGCTCCCGACCTGCAGCTCGACGCACCCGCGGCGGGGGTCGCCCGCCTCTATGCTCAGTTCGCTGCCGACCTTCGCGACGGAACCGCCAATGCGCCGGACTTCGCGGTCGCACTCGATCGCCACCGGGTGCTCGAAGTGATCACTCGGGCCGCGGAAACAGGTCATCGGCAGGAGCTGTCCCGCCTCGACCGAACGTAG
- a CDS encoding NADP-dependent oxidoreductase gives MKAAVITSFGEPSVLQVAEAPRPVPGPGQALARVRAAGVNPAEIQARAGAFRLHAPAIIGFEFAGVVEQVGPGVDESLVGERIAGWPDSASQGSYAEYTVSSNFTTIPDGVSFEEAAATVIGADNAARALGLLNIRPGDTLVVTGASGALGSAAVQFARRRGVTVIGVAGTSNADFVQSLGAIPVAHGPGLVDRIRAAAPGGVDAALDTAGKGPLPALVEVLGGPERIVTLADRDAARYGVAFSAGHSGNRDSQPVREALDLIAAGAWTVRIGRSFPLAEAADAHRLVATGHTHGKVIILP, from the coding sequence ATGAAAGCCGCCGTCATCACCTCGTTCGGTGAACCCTCCGTGCTGCAGGTCGCGGAGGCTCCGCGACCGGTGCCGGGTCCGGGTCAGGCACTCGCGCGGGTGCGCGCCGCCGGGGTGAACCCCGCCGAGATACAGGCGCGTGCCGGAGCATTCCGCCTGCACGCGCCCGCCATCATCGGGTTCGAGTTCGCGGGTGTCGTCGAGCAGGTCGGCCCGGGCGTCGACGAGAGCCTGGTCGGCGAGCGCATCGCCGGGTGGCCCGACTCCGCAAGCCAGGGCTCCTACGCCGAGTACACGGTGAGCAGCAACTTCACGACGATCCCCGACGGCGTTTCCTTCGAGGAGGCCGCGGCCACTGTCATCGGCGCCGACAACGCGGCGCGGGCGCTCGGCCTTCTGAACATCCGTCCGGGTGACACGCTCGTGGTCACCGGAGCGAGCGGGGCATTGGGTAGCGCCGCGGTGCAGTTCGCGCGACGACGCGGCGTCACCGTGATCGGCGTGGCCGGCACCTCCAACGCCGACTTCGTCCAGAGTCTCGGTGCGATCCCTGTGGCCCACGGCCCGGGCCTGGTCGATCGCATCCGTGCCGCCGCTCCGGGTGGGGTCGACGCCGCGCTCGACACCGCCGGCAAGGGACCCCTTCCCGCCCTCGTCGAAGTCCTCGGCGGCCCCGAACGGATCGTGACTCTGGCCGACCGCGACGCCGCACGATACGGCGTCGCGTTCAGCGCCGGACATAGCGGCAACCGCGACAGCCAGCCTGTCCGGGAGGCCCTGGACCTGATCGCCGCCGGCGCATGGACCGTACGCATCGGCCGGAGCTTCCCGCTCGCCGAGGCCGCGGACGCCCACCGTCTCGTCGCCACGGGCCACACCCACGGCAAAGTCATCATCCTTCCCTGA
- a CDS encoding LysR family transcriptional regulator, with amino-acid sequence MDIRQLTWFLAIADARSFSKAAASAFVAQPAMSQQMQKLERELGVELFDRTSRPIRLTPAGEHLYARAVPILGEVQKTQMEVQEFSGEFRGRIVTGSMQYLASVEMADILAAYRNAHPAVELQMRIGNSGQLLDLLRARQLDIAYCHADGVVDEDEFDVRVLREEELVVIVGPRHPAADGTTMRVDDLLDQPLITFPPGAASHEALERIFATAGAAPKAWFESADMATAIALVTRGLGVALVPRSVASRDASIAPLSISPVPVTLHVAQVSRLDRPRSLAIDAFASRAAAALSSTRYSPG; translated from the coding sequence GTGGACATTCGGCAACTGACGTGGTTCCTGGCGATTGCCGACGCCCGTAGCTTCAGCAAGGCGGCGGCGTCAGCCTTTGTCGCGCAGCCGGCGATGTCGCAGCAGATGCAGAAGCTTGAGCGCGAGCTCGGAGTAGAGCTGTTCGACCGAACGAGCCGGCCCATACGCCTGACTCCTGCTGGCGAGCACCTTTACGCCCGTGCGGTTCCGATCCTCGGCGAGGTGCAGAAGACGCAGATGGAGGTGCAGGAGTTCTCAGGCGAGTTCCGCGGGCGCATCGTCACGGGATCGATGCAGTACCTGGCGAGCGTTGAGATGGCGGACATCCTTGCGGCCTACCGGAACGCGCATCCCGCTGTGGAGCTGCAGATGCGAATCGGCAACTCCGGTCAACTGCTCGACTTGTTGAGGGCGCGCCAGCTCGACATCGCGTACTGTCACGCCGACGGTGTGGTCGACGAGGATGAGTTCGATGTGCGCGTCCTGCGCGAGGAGGAACTGGTCGTTATTGTCGGCCCCCGTCATCCCGCTGCCGACGGCACGACGATGAGAGTCGACGATCTGCTCGACCAGCCTCTCATCACCTTCCCTCCCGGTGCCGCATCGCATGAGGCACTGGAGCGCATATTTGCCACCGCCGGGGCAGCGCCGAAGGCATGGTTCGAGAGTGCAGACATGGCCACCGCCATCGCTTTGGTTACCCGCGGGCTGGGAGTCGCGCTTGTGCCGCGCTCGGTCGCTTCACGCGACGCGTCCATTGCGCCACTGTCCATCTCTCCCGTACCGGTCACGCTGCACGTCGCTCAGGTCTCCCGACTCGATCGACCACGGTCGCTGGCGATCGACGCGTTTGCCAGCCGGGCTGCCGCAGCGCTGTCGTCGACGAGATACAGTCCGGGCTAG